A stretch of the Thiocystis violascens DSM 198 genome encodes the following:
- a CDS encoding sigma-54 dependent transcriptional regulator — protein sequence MQTNGSAYSTRVRNLIYVASPPRTGLTQHLCEAGWNAYIADDLGQVTEICHGRELSVGLVEISDPETGAQLLPQLVDISGSDLNWIALIAPQHLQHAEIRRAIARFCYDFSTLPVPFERLAVTLGRAHGMTELRQKMSEIDRDASAQFGIVGISDAIKAVRRSIITFAVPDAPVLIIGETGTGKELTASAIHALSRRGTGPLVTVNCGALPASLIQSELFGYEKGAFTGAERRVIGKLEAANTGTIFLDEIGDLPSEQQVNLLRVLQEHRVQRVGGYAEIDLDLRVIAATNANLERAVKEGRFREDLYYRLNVLCLTLPPLRERIEDIEILARHAFQTHLHERTHKVKDFGQNAWKAMRSHAWPGNVRELINRVRRAVITCERPLIGANDLGLGDLARAGNGGSLNDARSRAEHELLTRILRQTGGNVSEAARRMDVTRATLYRLIRKYDINLDTDLEASSPVETGIQIRRPLNGQQVLPFDARQLHKVR from the coding sequence ATGCAAACGAATGGAAGTGCCTATTCGACTCGTGTGCGAAATCTGATCTATGTCGCCAGTCCGCCTCGGACCGGGTTGACGCAACATCTCTGCGAAGCGGGCTGGAACGCCTATATTGCGGATGATCTCGGCCAGGTAACCGAGATCTGTCATGGTCGCGAACTCTCGGTCGGGCTCGTTGAAATCAGCGATCCGGAGACCGGCGCACAGTTGCTTCCGCAGTTGGTCGATATTTCCGGAAGCGACCTCAACTGGATTGCGCTGATCGCTCCCCAGCACCTACAGCATGCGGAAATACGTCGCGCCATTGCGCGATTCTGCTATGACTTCAGTACTCTGCCAGTGCCCTTTGAACGGTTGGCCGTGACGCTTGGACGCGCTCACGGAATGACCGAGCTTCGCCAAAAGATGAGTGAGATCGATCGCGACGCGTCCGCGCAATTCGGTATCGTCGGTATCAGCGACGCCATCAAGGCGGTCAGACGATCCATTATCACCTTTGCGGTACCGGATGCCCCGGTGCTGATCATTGGCGAGACCGGAACCGGCAAGGAGCTGACCGCCTCCGCCATTCACGCCCTGTCGAGACGCGGCACAGGCCCGCTCGTGACGGTGAACTGCGGAGCTTTACCGGCGTCATTGATCCAATCGGAATTGTTTGGCTACGAAAAAGGTGCGTTCACAGGGGCCGAGCGACGGGTGATCGGAAAGCTCGAAGCGGCCAATACGGGAACCATCTTTCTCGATGAGATTGGAGATCTGCCGTCCGAGCAACAGGTCAACCTACTGCGCGTACTACAGGAGCATCGGGTGCAGCGCGTCGGCGGATATGCCGAAATCGATCTGGATCTGCGAGTCATCGCGGCAACCAATGCCAATCTCGAACGCGCGGTCAAGGAAGGCCGGTTCCGCGAGGATCTCTATTATCGGCTGAATGTCCTGTGCTTGACGTTGCCGCCTCTGCGGGAACGGATCGAGGATATCGAGATCCTCGCCCGCCACGCCTTCCAAACCCATCTCCACGAGCGAACCCACAAAGTCAAGGATTTTGGCCAGAATGCCTGGAAGGCGATGCGGTCGCACGCCTGGCCGGGGAATGTGCGAGAACTCATCAACCGTGTGCGTCGTGCCGTGATTACTTGCGAGCGGCCGTTGATTGGCGCGAATGATCTTGGGTTGGGCGATCTCGCGAGGGCTGGTAACGGCGGTTCGCTGAACGATGCCCGATCCCGCGCCGAGCATGAATTATTGACCCGAATCCTGCGGCAGACCGGCGGCAATGTTTCCGAGGCCGCGCGACGCATGGACGTGACCCGCGCAACGCTCTATCGGCTGATCCGGAAATATGACATCAATCTCGATACCGATCTGGAGGCTTCGTCACCGGTCGAGACGGGCATCCAGATCCGGCGTCCACTCAATGGTCAGCAGGTCTTGCCATTTGACGCTCGTCAACTGCACAAAGTGCGTTGA
- a CDS encoding PilZ domain-containing protein produces MDRRAISLATEAFRASDARHARKRVKSMDHRLGQRVDITLPVRLRFQDQTNHSGFTVNVGRGGMFVETRAPVPAHGCVEVQIALDLSAGGQDILLSAFVVHRFGSGLGLMFRDLDASNGQMIENLLIQFG; encoded by the coding sequence TTGGATCGTCGGGCAATCTCTCTTGCCACCGAGGCGTTCCGCGCGAGCGACGCGAGGCATGCCAGAAAGCGAGTGAAATCGATGGATCACCGGCTTGGACAGCGTGTCGACATCACTCTCCCCGTGCGCCTACGTTTCCAGGATCAAACAAACCATTCAGGTTTCACCGTCAATGTCGGCAGAGGCGGGATGTTTGTCGAAACGCGCGCCCCCGTGCCCGCTCATGGCTGCGTCGAGGTTCAGATCGCGCTTGATCTGTCGGCTGGCGGCCAGGACATCCTGCTCTCGGCCTTTGTGGTCCACCGCTTCGGAAGCGGTTTGGGTTTGATGTTTCGCGATCTCGACGCATCGAACGGGCAAATGATCGAAAACTTGTTGATTCAATTCGGCTGA
- a CDS encoding response regulator transcription factor — translation MHEKQTVFLVDDDPAMRESLVLILELAGYRVRSFASPHDFLEAFSALEPGCLLLDQRMPEMSGIDLQELLLARGCPLPIIFLSAFGDVPTTVRAIRGGAIDFLEKPTSQDILLQRVEAALEEDRKRREEVAVESEIRQRFQQLTPREQDVMSLTTQGFTNKDIARQLGISPRTVENHRSRMMFKMGAANFAELCRLSAICTSASGKASLTNN, via the coding sequence ATGCACGAAAAGCAGACGGTTTTTTTGGTCGATGACGATCCTGCGATGCGTGAATCGCTGGTCTTGATTCTCGAATTGGCCGGTTATCGAGTCAGAAGCTTCGCCTCTCCCCATGACTTCCTAGAGGCATTTTCCGCCCTGGAACCCGGTTGCCTGCTCCTCGACCAGCGGATGCCCGAGATGAGCGGCATCGATCTGCAGGAACTGCTCCTGGCGCGAGGCTGTCCCCTTCCCATCATTTTTCTGTCCGCCTTCGGCGATGTCCCGACGACCGTGCGGGCGATCCGGGGCGGTGCGATCGATTTTCTGGAAAAGCCGACCAGTCAGGACATCCTGCTTCAGCGCGTTGAAGCGGCCTTGGAAGAGGATCGCAAGCGGCGCGAGGAGGTCGCCGTGGAAAGCGAAATCCGTCAGCGTTTCCAGCAATTGACGCCGCGCGAACAGGATGTCATGTCGCTGACCACCCAGGGATTCACCAATAAGGATATTGCCCGTCAACTCGGAATTAGTCCTCGAACCGTGGAAAATCATCGGTCGCGCATGATGTTCAAAATGGGCGCGGCCAACTTCGCTGAATTGTGTCGTCTATCGGCGATTTGCACATCCGCTTCCGGTAAGGCGTCTCTGACGAACAATTGA
- the folK gene encoding 2-amino-4-hydroxy-6-hydroxymethyldihydropteridine diphosphokinase: protein MIQQAHAYIAVGSNIEPWRNIPCCLDRLRSLPDSRLVLESSWYRTSPWGIESQPEFINLVIGLETRLSPRQLLAETQAIETRLERLRILKNGPRTIDLDLLLFGDTILDDSNLKIPHPGLLLRDFMLIPLIEIAPEIIHPELGRPLSDLTQEIQYRQIVARVPSAKQT from the coding sequence ATGATTCAGCAAGCGCATGCCTATATTGCCGTCGGCTCGAATATCGAACCCTGGCGGAACATTCCTTGTTGTCTGGATAGGTTGCGGAGCCTTCCCGACTCAAGACTGGTCCTGGAATCCTCCTGGTACCGCACCAGTCCCTGGGGGATCGAGTCGCAGCCAGAGTTCATCAATCTGGTGATCGGGCTGGAAACCCGCCTTTCGCCGCGCCAACTCCTCGCCGAGACACAGGCGATCGAAACTCGTCTGGAACGACTCAGAATCCTGAAAAACGGCCCACGCACCATCGACCTGGATCTTCTGCTCTTCGGCGACACGATCCTGGACGACAGCAATCTCAAAATTCCTCACCCAGGTTTACTGCTCCGGGATTTCATGCTGATACCGCTGATCGAGATTGCGCCGGAAATCATTCACCCCGAACTTGGGCGTCCGCTCAGCGACCTGACGCAGGAAATCCAATATCGCCAGATCGTCGCGCGAGTGCCGTCGGCAAAACAGACGTAA
- a CDS encoding BatD family protein, with product MPKCRSLKHLSSLSILLLLATSLAWAANLQVQLDRNRLTVQDTLTLRLIADGTTSGEPDFTPLTQDFDILGRGQSKMTSIVNGAMSHTRQWTLELAPKRTGALSIPSLSLGNARSQSLTVEVTESNGGGAEDGSRPIFLEADAETKAPYVQQAFEYRVRAYFQDEPLRATLSDPLADGATVERIGEDRGYEEFVDGQRYLAIERRYRVIPNRSGPLAIQGPRLEAVVPDTRAGRQHDPFADLDQAFGGTLFQGFPQMQGLGNPGRRLVDRAGDLEIQVRAQPDGSGTPWLPATSVQIADEWTPSQPTFRVGEPLTRTLTVTAQGVTAAQLPTLDLGTLDGVQVYPDQPQSEDLSGESVPTAIKSFKIALVPTRAGPLTLPEIRLHWWDTVADEPRVAVVPARTLEVAAAPSGGAGPSPVIEATTGSEPTGSAESSPDATRQPRSPAHPGIGTTGFWPWLTLLLGLAWLGTLVWWRRERRSRLTVTNPIQEAQDRRAASLNAARRQVEKTCLAGDARAARAALLDWAHARWPDHAPQGLSELANRLGGEEIGDLLHVIDRAIYAPPGEVWDGAAAWQTLAPWLGGATRDAPARADDPLPELYPRT from the coding sequence ATGCCGAAATGCCGATCACTGAAACATCTGTCCAGTCTGTCGATTTTGTTGTTACTGGCGACATCGCTTGCCTGGGCCGCCAATCTCCAGGTGCAACTGGATCGCAACCGTCTGACCGTGCAGGACACCCTGACCCTGCGACTCATCGCGGACGGCACCACAAGCGGCGAACCCGATTTCACGCCGTTGACGCAGGATTTCGACATCCTCGGCCGGGGACAAAGCAAGATGACGAGCATCGTCAACGGCGCCATGTCCCATACCCGCCAGTGGACCCTGGAACTGGCGCCCAAACGAACCGGTGCGTTGTCGATTCCATCCCTTTCGCTCGGAAACGCCCGCAGCCAGAGCCTGACGGTCGAGGTCACCGAATCGAATGGCGGCGGCGCGGAGGACGGGTCCAGGCCCATCTTCCTGGAGGCCGACGCCGAGACCAAAGCGCCCTATGTTCAACAAGCGTTCGAGTATCGGGTGCGAGCGTATTTTCAGGACGAGCCGCTGCGGGCAACGCTGTCCGATCCGCTGGCGGATGGGGCGACCGTCGAACGGATCGGCGAGGATCGCGGTTATGAGGAGTTCGTCGATGGTCAGCGCTATCTGGCGATCGAACGTCGCTACCGCGTCATCCCCAATCGCAGCGGTCCGCTCGCCATCCAGGGTCCGCGTCTGGAGGCCGTGGTTCCCGATACCCGCGCGGGCCGTCAACACGACCCCTTCGCGGATCTGGATCAGGCCTTTGGCGGCACGCTCTTTCAGGGTTTTCCGCAGATGCAGGGTCTGGGCAATCCAGGGCGGCGCCTGGTGGACCGGGCGGGCGATCTGGAGATTCAGGTCCGCGCCCAGCCGGACGGCTCCGGGACGCCATGGCTGCCGGCGACCTCGGTGCAGATCGCGGATGAGTGGACACCCAGTCAACCGACCTTTCGGGTGGGCGAACCCCTGACCCGCACCCTGACCGTCACCGCGCAGGGCGTGACCGCGGCCCAGTTGCCGACGCTGGATCTCGGCACGCTGGACGGCGTTCAGGTCTATCCGGATCAACCCCAAAGCGAGGATCTGTCCGGTGAGTCGGTCCCCACGGCCATCAAGAGCTTCAAGATCGCGCTGGTGCCGACGCGCGCCGGGCCTCTCACCCTGCCCGAGATTCGGCTGCACTGGTGGGATACGGTCGCCGACGAGCCGCGGGTTGCCGTCGTCCCGGCGCGCACTCTGGAAGTCGCCGCCGCGCCGTCGGGCGGCGCCGGGCCATCGCCCGTGATCGAAGCGACGACCGGGAGCGAACCGACGGGAAGCGCCGAATCCTCCCCGGATGCGACACGGCAACCCAGATCGCCAGCACATCCCGGCATCGGCACGACCGGTTTCTGGCCCTGGCTCACGCTCCTGCTGGGACTGGCCTGGTTGGGAACGCTTGTCTGGTGGCGTCGGGAGCGCCGTTCGCGGCTGACAGTCACCAATCCGATTCAGGAAGCGCAAGATCGGCGGGCCGCGTCCCTGAACGCGGCCCGCCGCCAGGTCGAAAAAACCTGCCTGGCCGGCGATGCGCGGGCCGCGCGCGCGGCGCTTCTCGATTGGGCGCATGCGCGCTGGCCGGATCATGCCCCGCAAGGACTGAGCGAGTTAGCCAACCGGTTGGGCGGGGAAGAGATCGGCGATCTCCTGCATGTGATCGACCGCGCCATCTATGCTCCGCCCGGCGAGGTTTGGGATGGCGCGGCGGCCTGGCAAACGTTGGCGCCCTGGCTCGGTGGCGCGACGCGGGACGCGCCGGCGCGGGCGGACGATCCGCTTCCGGAACTCTACCCTCGCACCTGA
- a CDS encoding VWA domain-containing protein, with amino-acid sequence MSFDAHFLRPLWLLAFLPLALLLLILWRQRQAGASVWRGLVDPHLLPHLLVGEEGQSRRWPLVLLGLGWSLAVLALAGPVWERLPQPLFSTASQRVILLDLSPSMNAADVPPSRLARARFELLDLLHASTEGQAALLAFGPETFVVAPLTGDARTIAAQVPQLTTDLIPVPGPRRTDLALEQAGEMLARAQGQGGDIVLITDGVGELAASLEVARRLQAAGHRLSVLAVGTTKGAPVPTGTGGFVQDTAGGIQIARLQSETLRELARAGKGRYLEAEVGDRDTLTLLAAGPERGERIAETALTADQWREEGPWLLLALLPLAALAFRRGWLLPALLLALMLPPRPGLAFGWPDLWSRPDQRAARQFAAGDAQSAADQFRDPAWRAAARYRSGDYAAALDDLAGLQDPEADYNRGNALARLGQFQEAVDAYEDALKQNPDQADARHNLELVRQLLEQQNPSDRQQNPSEQDQSNGEGGESSGEERNQGQDQGESGASDRENAQDGDQASEPGESDSRGDQDEGAASASNEATEPAGEQTASQRDEQGSDADAASGRDAGSPNDPDAGDFSPDALNAGTQPDESGPTGDDQAETASSTMTDPADRRPDGEPESSVSAIDSLTPQEREQQQAMEAQLRRVPDDPAGLLRQRFLLQHLRREGRLP; translated from the coding sequence ATGTCATTCGATGCCCATTTTCTCCGTCCGCTCTGGCTGCTGGCCTTCCTGCCGCTGGCGCTGCTGCTTTTGATCCTGTGGCGACAGCGGCAAGCCGGCGCGTCGGTCTGGCGGGGTCTGGTCGATCCGCATCTGCTGCCGCATCTGCTGGTGGGCGAGGAGGGGCAATCCAGGCGCTGGCCGCTCGTCCTGCTTGGACTCGGCTGGTCGCTGGCGGTGCTGGCCCTGGCGGGTCCGGTCTGGGAACGCCTGCCGCAGCCACTGTTCTCCACCGCGAGCCAGCGGGTCATCCTGCTCGACCTTTCGCCCAGTATGAACGCGGCCGATGTGCCTCCCTCGCGGCTGGCGCGGGCGCGTTTCGAGCTGCTGGATCTCCTGCACGCATCGACCGAGGGCCAGGCGGCCCTGCTCGCCTTCGGTCCCGAAACATTCGTCGTCGCGCCGCTCACCGGCGATGCGCGGACCATCGCCGCGCAGGTTCCGCAATTGACCACGGATCTGATCCCGGTCCCTGGCCCGCGTCGCACCGATCTGGCGCTCGAACAGGCGGGCGAGATGCTGGCGCGAGCGCAAGGGCAGGGCGGCGACATCGTTCTGATCACGGACGGAGTCGGCGAGCTGGCCGCTTCGCTGGAGGTCGCCCGGCGGCTCCAGGCCGCCGGTCACCGGCTGTCGGTGCTTGCGGTGGGAACCACGAAAGGCGCGCCCGTGCCAACCGGCACGGGCGGATTCGTCCAGGATACCGCGGGCGGTATCCAGATTGCCCGGCTCCAGTCGGAGACCTTGCGCGAACTGGCCCGTGCGGGCAAAGGCCGTTATCTGGAGGCCGAGGTCGGCGATCGCGATACCCTGACGCTGCTCGCGGCGGGTCCGGAACGGGGCGAACGGATCGCAGAAACGGCCTTGACCGCCGACCAATGGCGCGAGGAAGGCCCCTGGCTCCTCTTGGCGCTACTGCCGCTGGCCGCACTGGCCTTTCGGCGTGGCTGGTTGCTGCCGGCCCTATTGCTCGCCTTGATGCTGCCTCCGCGTCCGGGTCTTGCCTTCGGCTGGCCGGATCTCTGGTCGCGTCCCGATCAGCGGGCCGCGCGCCAGTTCGCGGCCGGCGATGCACAGTCTGCCGCAGACCAGTTTCGCGATCCCGCCTGGCGGGCAGCGGCGCGCTATCGCTCGGGCGATTATGCCGCTGCGCTGGACGATCTCGCGGGACTGCAAGACCCGGAGGCGGATTACAATCGGGGCAACGCGCTGGCGCGTCTCGGCCAGTTCCAGGAGGCGGTCGATGCCTATGAAGATGCTCTGAAACAAAACCCGGATCAGGCCGATGCCCGGCATAATCTGGAACTGGTACGCCAACTCCTCGAACAACAAAACCCGTCGGATCGACAGCAGAATCCGTCGGAGCAAGATCAATCGAATGGGGAGGGCGGGGAGTCGTCCGGAGAGGAGCGGAATCAAGGACAGGATCAGGGCGAGTCGGGGGCTAGCGACCGGGAAAACGCGCAAGACGGCGATCAGGCATCCGAACCGGGAGAATCCGATTCACGTGGCGATCAGGACGAAGGGGCTGCATCCGCGTCGAACGAAGCGACCGAACCGGCGGGCGAACAGACCGCTTCCCAGCGTGACGAACAAGGTTCGGATGCGGATGCCGCGTCAGGGCGCGACGCAGGCTCGCCCAACGACCCGGACGCCGGCGATTTCAGCCCGGATGCACTGAACGCCGGAACGCAACCGGACGAGTCCGGGCCGACAGGCGACGATCAGGCCGAGACCGCGAGTTCGACCATGACCGATCCGGCTGACCGGCGACCGGACGGGGAGCCCGAGTCATCCGTCAGCGCAATCGATTCGCTCACACCCCAGGAACGCGAGCAGCAACAGGCCATGGAGGCGCAACTGCGCCGCGTTCCCGACGATCCGGCCGGACTGCTGCGCCAACGCTTCCTGTTACAACATCTCCGCCGTGAGGGACGTTTGCCGTGA
- a CDS encoding flagellin: protein MSLVINTNVASLNAQRNITKSQSSLSQSMERLSSGLRINSAKDDAAGSAIVSRLTSQVKGLDQAVRNANDGISLVQTAEGALSESSNILQRMRELSVQSANGTYTSGNRTTLNAETQQLVKELNRISETTNFNGLNLLDGTSQEVTLQVGADANQVISVSIGVMDAASLGIADSAGIGSVTRIGTGTAATSSAANVATAMAASAGNAGVLASGDLIINGIAIDGAAGASDTASTYGKSSSAIAIAAAINEKSDQSGVTAVVGETRLGGSSMLAGIVTGTIQLNGVSIDLTTTDDATTTRAAVIRDINLVSERTGVIAVDSGTDMGGITLTAADGRNISLIETVGNLTTGNYTGLGFAGASLTTALATGTVTLVADGGKEITIASGATGNAKDAGFSEGTYSGTATQVASNLNDDLHAMTIGNLLVNGVPVGPSYATDDTASSANQDASAIAKAAAFNLVSDKTGVTATANPNIAKNTTLQATGAVAVSGSINGVAITTFTSVAGNDARSANRQSLVNAINAIAEQTGVRAIDTGEDGSATGGGVQLVADDGRNIVANIANGANAGFNSAVATAYVGEFTLHSDQEIVIERGMDDHLAYSGLTVGTYGGGEDGQSLASIDISTIEGANKAIVAIDNALEKVNNVRADLGAVNNRLDFTINNLSSISQNATNSRSRIQDADFASETAMLSRSQVLQQASSAMLAQANAAPEQVLSLLR, encoded by the coding sequence ATGTCCTTGGTTATCAACACCAACGTTGCCTCGCTGAACGCGCAGCGCAATATCACCAAGTCCCAGTCCAGCCTGAGTCAGTCGATGGAGCGGTTGAGCAGCGGTCTGCGCATCAACTCGGCCAAGGACGACGCGGCGGGTTCGGCCATCGTCAGCCGTCTGACCTCGCAGGTGAAGGGACTCGATCAGGCAGTGCGCAACGCCAACGACGGTATCTCGCTGGTGCAGACCGCCGAAGGCGCGTTGAGCGAGTCCAGCAACATCCTCCAGCGCATGCGCGAACTGTCGGTGCAGTCCGCCAACGGCACCTACACCAGCGGCAACCGCACCACCCTCAACGCCGAGACCCAGCAGTTGGTCAAGGAGTTGAACCGCATCTCCGAGACCACCAACTTCAACGGACTGAATCTGCTCGATGGTACTTCCCAGGAGGTCACGTTACAGGTCGGCGCCGACGCCAATCAGGTTATAAGCGTCAGCATCGGGGTCATGGATGCCGCGTCCCTGGGCATCGCCGACTCCGCGGGCATCGGCTCCGTGACCCGGATCGGCACCGGGACCGCTGCGACGTCTTCCGCCGCCAATGTTGCCACGGCCATGGCAGCTTCCGCCGGCAATGCGGGGGTCTTGGCCTCCGGCGATCTGATCATCAACGGCATTGCCATCGACGGCGCCGCCGGTGCTTCCGATACCGCCTCGACCTACGGCAAGAGCAGCAGCGCCATCGCCATCGCTGCGGCGATCAACGAGAAGAGCGATCAGTCCGGCGTCACGGCGGTGGTGGGCGAGACCCGCCTGGGCGGCAGCAGTATGCTCGCCGGGATCGTGACTGGCACCATCCAGCTCAATGGCGTTTCCATCGACCTAACGACGACGGACGACGCGACGACCACGCGCGCCGCCGTGATCCGGGACATCAATCTGGTGTCGGAGCGGACGGGCGTCATCGCCGTCGATAGCGGGACCGACATGGGCGGTATCACCCTGACGGCGGCGGATGGGCGCAATATCTCGCTGATCGAGACCGTCGGCAATTTGACCACGGGCAACTACACTGGTCTCGGTTTCGCCGGTGCCTCCCTCACCACTGCCCTTGCCACCGGCACCGTCACCCTGGTGGCCGACGGCGGCAAGGAGATCACCATCGCCTCGGGCGCGACCGGCAACGCCAAGGATGCCGGCTTCAGCGAGGGCACCTACAGCGGCACCGCCACCCAGGTCGCCTCAAATCTAAACGATGACCTCCATGCCATGACGATCGGCAACCTGCTGGTCAACGGGGTGCCGGTAGGTCCGTCCTACGCCACGGACGACACCGCCTCATCGGCCAACCAAGACGCTAGCGCCATCGCCAAGGCGGCCGCCTTCAATCTGGTATCCGACAAGACCGGGGTGACCGCGACGGCGAACCCGAATATCGCCAAGAACACGACGCTCCAGGCGACCGGCGCCGTAGCCGTTTCCGGCAGCATCAACGGGGTCGCCATTACCACCTTCACCTCGGTCGCCGGCAACGATGCCCGGAGCGCCAACCGTCAGTCTCTGGTCAATGCGATCAATGCCATTGCCGAACAGACCGGCGTGCGGGCGATCGATACCGGCGAGGACGGCTCTGCGACGGGCGGCGGCGTCCAGCTCGTCGCCGATGACGGGCGCAATATCGTCGCCAATATCGCCAATGGCGCGAATGCCGGCTTCAACTCGGCCGTGGCGACCGCCTATGTCGGGGAGTTCACGCTGCACTCCGACCAGGAGATCGTGATCGAACGGGGGATGGACGACCATCTTGCCTACTCCGGCTTGACCGTGGGCACCTACGGCGGCGGCGAGGACGGCCAGTCGCTCGCCAGCATCGACATCTCGACCATTGAGGGGGCGAACAAGGCGATCGTGGCCATCGATAACGCCCTCGAAAAGGTCAACAACGTGCGTGCCGACCTGGGCGCGGTCAACAACCGGCTGGACTTCACCATCAACAACCTGTCCAGCATCTCGCAGAACGCGACGAACTCGCGCTCGCGCATCCAGGACGCGGATTTCGCGTCGGAGACGGCGATGCTCTCCAGATCGCAGGTGTTGCAGCAGGCGAGCTCGGCCATGCTGGCCCAGGCCAACGCAGCGCCAGAACAGGTGCTTTCGCTCCTGCGCTAG